One genomic region from Stackebrandtia nassauensis DSM 44728 encodes:
- a CDS encoding DUF2306 domain-containing protein has protein sequence MTAPTNRRPRVAWWRRPWVIPLGLGTVAFLAFSLPPYLSYDPAQTRVPAPPGFPEYYWILHTHIMFGTIALVTCCLQVWPWLRQRHPKIHRTSGRLYVLAGVLPSGLLALPVAIFSLSGPSAQTSSVLQALLWLGATIAGFRAARARRFREHRRWMVRSFALTTSIVVSRIWLVAVDAALKPTLETGFDGNELFFDQTVGGIAAWLSWVVNLLLAEWWLSRKPKRGGGRRPAPRTEGIGGAGSGGGEPKSAEVSLAAKVD, from the coding sequence ATGACGGCCCCGACGAACCGCCGCCCCCGCGTCGCCTGGTGGCGCCGCCCCTGGGTGATACCACTGGGCCTGGGAACCGTCGCGTTCCTGGCCTTTTCCCTCCCGCCGTACCTCAGCTATGACCCGGCCCAAACCCGAGTCCCCGCACCGCCGGGCTTCCCCGAGTACTACTGGATCCTGCACACGCACATCATGTTCGGCACCATCGCACTGGTGACCTGCTGCCTCCAGGTATGGCCCTGGCTGCGGCAACGCCACCCGAAAATCCACCGCACCAGCGGACGGCTCTACGTCCTGGCGGGAGTCCTACCCTCGGGCCTCCTCGCGCTCCCGGTCGCGATCTTCAGCCTCTCGGGCCCCAGCGCCCAGACCAGCTCGGTACTCCAAGCCCTCCTATGGCTGGGCGCCACGATCGCGGGATTCCGCGCCGCCCGGGCCCGCCGCTTCCGAGAACACCGCCGCTGGATGGTCCGCAGCTTCGCGCTGACAACCTCCATAGTGGTGAGCCGCATCTGGCTGGTGGCGGTCGACGCGGCCTTGAAACCCACCCTGGAAACGGGGTTCGACGGCAACGAGCTGTTCTTCGACCAGACGGTGGGCGGCATCGCGGCCTGGCTGAGCTGGGTGGTGAACCTGCTGCTGGCGGAGTGGTGGCTGAGCCGCAAACCGAAACGGGGAGGCGGACGACGTCCCGCGCCGCGGACGGAGGGGATCGGCGGGGCGGGAAGTGGGGGCGGGGAACCGAAATCCGCTGAAGTGAGCCTCGCGGCCAAGGTGGACTGA